ACCTGATAACCTAAAAGTATATCTGCCCGCGGGCAATGTGATGGTTTGATAAATAAGACCATTGGTAACAGGTGTATTGATTCCCCAGCCGGATTCGAAAGATAATACACCAACGCCACTTCTTAACTCATACCCACCATATTGATTGTTGTTGATATTCTTAGCACCTGAACTAGTGGTCCATCCTGCTAATGTTCCCCATCTTGATCCATCGTAAGCAGCTCTTGTAAATGGGCCGGTATTCGATAATAAGCTGGTCATATCTTCATCAACGGAGAGATTGGCCGAATAAGCTACTCTGAAAGTATCTACACAATTTGTATCGGGCAGAAACAAAGTACGGTACTTAAATGTAGAACCACTCTTGTAATTTTTAAGAATTGTTTTGGTAGAATCAATCGGTGTTCTAACCGTAACCAAGGTGTTGCTGGAATTGGTATACTGAAGTTCAGTGGTAAAAACACCGGTTAATTTATCCATACCTAACCACTGGATGGTTGCGTTGCCATCTGTTCCTTTAACCGCTGTGGAAATCCCGCGGTTACTTAGTGAAGCTTTATAACGATCGCCATAAGATCTGGCATTGGCATAAACCGGAATAGACTTATTACCCGCTTTATCATAAGTATATATGGTAAAATTCTGTAAACCTTCTGTACTGATGGGTATAGAGTAATTAAGTGTATCTACGATATTTTTTTTCACAACCGGGATTACTATTGAATCTTTTTTGTTGTTCCAAAATATTTTACAACTTACAACTTTAGGATCTGCCAGAAAAAGTCCTTTTAACACTACTCTCGAATCACCGGAATACATTTTCACAGAATCCAGCTTACCTGTATAAGAAATTTCACCACCTGCTACAAATTTCTTAAAGTCATCCTGTTTGGTACAGGCACTGTAAACACCTGCAACCAATATGAGCAAGGCAAAAACAGTTAACTTTTTATATTTTTTTGATTTATAATTATTCATCTTTATAATTTTTAAATGAAACTTAAATCGCTATCGCGGATCTCCATAACATTGAATCTCAGAAATGGATTGAAAAGTTGTGCCCTGCCAGTTTTTATTAGATTTAATGCGCAGATAACGG
The nucleotide sequence above comes from Pedobacter riviphilus. Encoded proteins:
- a CDS encoding DUF4998 domain-containing protein, with amino-acid sequence MNNYKSKKYKKLTVFALLILVAGVYSACTKQDDFKKFVAGGEISYTGKLDSVKMYSGDSRVVLKGLFLADPKVVSCKIFWNNKKDSIVIPVVKKNIVDTLNYSIPISTEGLQNFTIYTYDKAGNKSIPVYANARSYGDRYKASLSNRGISTAVKGTDGNATIQWLGMDKLTGVFTTELQYTNSSNTLVTVRTPIDSTKTILKNYKSGSTFKYRTLFLPDTNCVDTFRVAYSANLSVDEDMTSLLSNTGPFTRAAYDGSRWGTLAGWTTSSGAKNINNNQYGGYELRSGVGVLSFESGWGINTPVTNGLIYQTITLPAGRYTFRLSGIDQNSGGSRYIAVAAGNTLPNVTDIPAAAIAYANIADGELNFSLTQQTTVSIGFGVSIDNSGQYIKVKSVKLLKWAK